In Oryza sativa Japonica Group chromosome 3, ASM3414082v1, one DNA window encodes the following:
- the LOC107278052 gene encoding uncharacterized protein isoform X3, translating into MDETLLSNLPYNSDYGYSSGGNSCSTSERLARPAVQVSRAGQAPAKACGPNLAARNWLGFTGAIPSFLTVYVCKINSKYLSGLSSNKKMVGKETTGQIALDDITPMDMALT; encoded by the exons ATGGATGAGACGCTGCTCTCCAACCTCCCCTACAACTCCGACTACGGATACAG CAGTGGCGGCAATAGCTGTTCTACAAGCGAGCGGCTGGCACGGCCGGCTGTACAAGTGAGCAGGGCCGGTCAGGCACCTGCCAAAG CTTGCGGTCCGAATCTAGCTGCAAGAAATTGGCTTGGATTTACTGGGGCTATACCAAGTTTCTTGACTGTATATGTTTGCAAGATCAATTCCAAATATCTCTCAG ggCTTTCATCAAACAAAAAGATGGTTGGAAAAGAAACAACAGGTCAAATAGCTTTGGATGATATTACACCAATGGATATGGCTTT GACATGA
- the LOC107278052 gene encoding uncharacterized protein isoform X1 yields the protein MDETLLSNLPYNSDYGYSSGGNSCSTSERLARPAVQVSRAGQAPAKACGPNLAARNWLGFTGAIPSFLTVYVCKINSKYLSGLSSNKKMVGKETTGQIALDDITPMDMALKLDIYVNM from the exons ATGGATGAGACGCTGCTCTCCAACCTCCCCTACAACTCCGACTACGGATACAG CAGTGGCGGCAATAGCTGTTCTACAAGCGAGCGGCTGGCACGGCCGGCTGTACAAGTGAGCAGGGCCGGTCAGGCACCTGCCAAAG CTTGCGGTCCGAATCTAGCTGCAAGAAATTGGCTTGGATTTACTGGGGCTATACCAAGTTTCTTGACTGTATATGTTTGCAAGATCAATTCCAAATATCTCTCAG ggCTTTCATCAAACAAAAAGATGGTTGGAAAAGAAACAACAGGTCAAATAGCTTTGGATGATATTACACCAATGGATATGGCTTT GAAGTTAGATAtatatgtgaatatgtga
- the LOC107278052 gene encoding uncharacterized protein isoform X2 encodes MDETLLSNLPYNSDYGYSGGNSCSTSERLARPAVQVSRAGQAPAKACGPNLAARNWLGFTGAIPSFLTVYVCKINSKYLSGLSSNKKMVGKETTGQIALDDITPMDMALKLDIYVNM; translated from the exons ATGGATGAGACGCTGCTCTCCAACCTCCCCTACAACTCCGACTACGGATACAG TGGCGGCAATAGCTGTTCTACAAGCGAGCGGCTGGCACGGCCGGCTGTACAAGTGAGCAGGGCCGGTCAGGCACCTGCCAAAG CTTGCGGTCCGAATCTAGCTGCAAGAAATTGGCTTGGATTTACTGGGGCTATACCAAGTTTCTTGACTGTATATGTTTGCAAGATCAATTCCAAATATCTCTCAG ggCTTTCATCAAACAAAAAGATGGTTGGAAAAGAAACAACAGGTCAAATAGCTTTGGATGATATTACACCAATGGATATGGCTTT GAAGTTAGATAtatatgtgaatatgtga